One Acidimicrobiales bacterium genomic window carries:
- a CDS encoding methyltransferase domain-containing protein gives MVNAEEIASWDGPAGEHWVREAARYDAMLRPFGHALLAAADPRPGERALEVGCGTGALAVDLARLVAPGGRVTGVDVSRPMLAEAARRAEAAGVDVDWVRGDAQVHPFPPASQDLVVSRFGVMFFDDPAAAFANLAATLRPGGRLVLACWMDLAENDWIAAPAAAALAHVPAPPPADPNRPGPFALADGDRLRSLLAGAGLVDVALDEVRAPARLGGSVGDALAFLGRSELARRVIDPAPPDAAARAWAAVEQLLAASAGDDGAVVLSGSAWLVSARRPA, from the coding sequence ATGGTGAACGCGGAGGAGATCGCCAGCTGGGACGGGCCGGCCGGCGAGCACTGGGTGCGCGAGGCGGCCCGCTACGACGCCATGCTGCGCCCGTTCGGCCACGCCCTGCTCGCCGCCGCCGACCCGCGCCCCGGCGAGCGGGCGCTCGAGGTCGGCTGCGGCACCGGCGCGCTGGCCGTCGACCTGGCCCGGCTGGTGGCGCCGGGCGGGCGGGTCACCGGGGTCGACGTGTCGCGGCCGATGCTGGCCGAGGCGGCCAGGCGGGCCGAGGCCGCCGGCGTGGACGTCGACTGGGTCCGGGGCGACGCCCAGGTCCACCCCTTCCCGCCGGCGTCGCAGGACCTCGTCGTCAGCCGGTTCGGCGTGATGTTCTTCGACGACCCGGCGGCCGCCTTCGCCAACCTGGCCGCCACCCTCCGCCCGGGCGGGCGGCTGGTGCTCGCCTGCTGGATGGACCTCGCCGAGAACGACTGGATCGCCGCGCCGGCGGCCGCCGCCCTGGCCCACGTGCCCGCCCCGCCGCCGGCCGACCCGAACCGCCCCGGCCCGTTCGCGCTGGCCGACGGCGACCGCCTCCGGTCGCTCCTCGCCGGCGCCGGCCTGGTCGACGTGGCCCTCGACGAGGTGCGGGCCCCGGCCCGGCTGGGCGGCTCGGTGGGCGACGCGCTCGCCTTCCTCGGCCGCAGCGAGCTGGCCAGGCGGGTCATCGACCCGGCCCCGCCGGACGCCGCGGCGAGGGCGTGGGCCGCCGTCGAGCAGCTCCTCGCGGCGAGCGCCGGCGACGACGGCGCCGTCGTGCTGAGCGGCTCGGCCTGGCTGGTCAGCGCCCGCCGGCCGGCCTGA
- a CDS encoding DivIVA domain-containing protein, translated as MPLTPEDIERRQFTVTLRGYHTAEVDAFLRHIAAELREQLALPGLPSLPPAPDGAPVVRADMGVGPAFGRVAHTIASLLQTAAESAADIRRDAEEEAAATRAKAAEEARALRERVDREAAETTAATQAERQRAEQEAAEARARAGAEVDRARADAARILESARREAAELRSRAQADHDRLVAIDRDLRGRLEQTAENLLRSLHRPVVQDPVSMPVLSLPDEERRVVEPPVAEWADG; from the coding sequence ATGCCACTCACACCTGAGGACATCGAGCGGCGCCAGTTCACGGTGACCTTGCGCGGCTACCACACCGCCGAGGTCGACGCCTTCCTCCGCCACATCGCCGCCGAGCTCCGCGAGCAGCTCGCCCTGCCCGGCCTCCCGTCGCTGCCCCCCGCCCCGGACGGCGCGCCGGTCGTGCGGGCCGACATGGGCGTCGGCCCGGCGTTCGGGCGGGTGGCGCACACGATCGCCTCGCTCCTCCAGACGGCGGCCGAGTCGGCGGCGGACATCCGCCGCGACGCCGAGGAGGAGGCGGCGGCCACGCGGGCGAAGGCGGCCGAGGAGGCGAGGGCGCTGCGGGAGCGGGTCGACCGGGAGGCGGCCGAGACGACCGCCGCCACCCAGGCCGAGCGCCAGCGGGCCGAGCAGGAGGCGGCCGAGGCCAGGGCGAGGGCCGGGGCCGAGGTCGACCGGGCCAGGGCCGACGCTGCCCGCATCCTCGAGTCGGCCAGGCGGGAGGCGGCCGAGCTGCGCAGCCGGGCCCAGGCCGACCACGACCGGCTGGTGGCCATCGACCGCGACCTGCGCGGCCGGCTGGAGCAGACCGCCGAGAACCTCCTCCGCTCGCTCCACCGCCCGGTCGTCCAGGACCCGGTGTCGATGCCCGTCCTGTCGCTGCCGGATGAGGAGCGCCGGGTGGTCGAGCCGCCGGTCGCCGAGTGGGCCGACGGCTGA
- a CDS encoding MazG nucleotide pyrophosphohydrolase domain-containing protein, producing MDLAGFQDLMARTYGERDRARGTAATVAWLAEELGELAQAVRKGDRAAQRHELGDVLAWLASLADQLGISLDEAAARYAGGCPRCGGLPCRCPR from the coding sequence ATGGACCTCGCCGGCTTCCAGGACCTGATGGCCCGCACCTACGGCGAGCGGGACCGGGCGAGGGGGACGGCGGCGACGGTGGCCTGGCTGGCCGAGGAGCTCGGCGAGCTGGCCCAGGCCGTGCGCAAGGGCGACCGGGCGGCCCAGCGCCACGAGCTCGGCGACGTGCTCGCCTGGCTGGCCTCGCTCGCCGACCAGCTCGGGATCTCCCTCGACGAGGCCGCCGCCCGCTACGCCGGCGGCTGCCCCCGGTGCGGCGGGCTGCCGTGCCGGTGCCCCCGCTGA
- a CDS encoding aspartate-semialdehyde dehydrogenase, which yields MHVAIVGATGQVGGVMRSVLAERRFPVTSLRLLASARSAGRRLPWGDGEVEVEDADTADWGGVDLALLSAGATASRALAPRIAAAGALVIDNSSAWRMDPDVPLVVSEVNPEALDRVPKGIVANPNCTTMVAMPVLKPLDREAGLVRLVASTYQAVSGAGLAGVDELADQLAKAGDAARDLTYRGDAVDLPPASVFPAPVAFNVVPRAGDPLDDGSGETVEERKLRDETRKILGLPDLPVAATCVRVPVFTGHSLALSAEFAEPLAPERAVELLAGAPGVVLADVPTPLAAAGTDPVLVGRVRRDPSVPGGRGLSLFVSGDNLRKGAALNAVQVAEAWLARRSG from the coding sequence CTCGGTGCTGGCGGAGCGCCGCTTCCCGGTCACCTCGCTCCGGCTGCTGGCCTCGGCCCGGTCCGCCGGGCGCCGCCTGCCCTGGGGTGACGGTGAGGTGGAGGTCGAGGACGCGGACACCGCCGACTGGGGCGGCGTGGACCTCGCCCTGCTCTCCGCCGGCGCCACCGCCTCCCGGGCGCTCGCCCCCCGCATCGCCGCCGCCGGCGCGCTGGTCATCGACAACTCCTCGGCCTGGCGGATGGACCCCGACGTGCCCCTCGTCGTCAGCGAGGTCAACCCCGAGGCGCTCGACCGGGTGCCGAAGGGCATCGTCGCCAACCCCAACTGCACGACGATGGTCGCCATGCCGGTGCTGAAGCCCCTCGACCGGGAGGCCGGCCTCGTGCGCCTGGTGGCGAGCACCTACCAGGCCGTGTCCGGCGCCGGCCTGGCCGGCGTGGACGAGCTGGCCGACCAGCTGGCCAAGGCCGGCGACGCGGCCAGGGACCTCACCTACCGGGGCGACGCCGTCGACCTGCCGCCCGCGTCCGTGTTCCCGGCACCCGTCGCCTTCAACGTCGTCCCCCGGGCCGGCGACCCGCTCGACGACGGCAGCGGCGAGACCGTCGAGGAGCGCAAGCTCAGGGACGAGACCCGCAAGATCCTCGGGCTGCCCGACCTCCCGGTGGCCGCCACCTGCGTCCGGGTGCCGGTCTTCACCGGCCACTCGCTCGCCCTGTCGGCCGAGTTCGCCGAGCCGCTCGCGCCCGAGCGGGCCGTCGAGCTCCTGGCCGGCGCGCCGGGCGTCGTCCTCGCCGACGTGCCGACCCCGCTCGCCGCCGCCGGCACCGACCCCGTCCTCGTCGGCCGGGTCCGCCGCGACCCCTCGGTGCCCGGCGGCCGGGGCCTGTCGCTGTTCGTCAGCGGCGACAACCTCCGCAAGGGCGCGGCGCTGAACGCCGTCCAGGTGGCCGAGGCCTGGCTGGCCCGCCGCTCCGGCTAG